A single region of the Brassica rapa cultivar Chiifu-401-42 chromosome A03, CAAS_Brap_v3.01, whole genome shotgun sequence genome encodes:
- the LOC103861404 gene encoding uncharacterized protein LOC103861404 — translation MAPSTELQGSSFLRRISIRRNQIVSMDVSHDQHLEELEYFQKHVSDCLSELLSPPPPPPSSSSSSSASQPSDPILSIPWLKNLLDVYMSCETEFKGVLSTVQISKSPSLEKGLQETLDRILKSLDICNAVSNGIDSVSQSRRLAEIAVTALKQRPLCNGSVLRAKRALTSLLAVLNADGKDRNGGSSSRRTTSRSWSFGQRSSVHVSKNWSATKQIQAMAGTLVPPRGAEASGVYIMSSVMVLVMWVLVAAVPCQTSNVIAAPLQLQKHQSWASAAVNIQERVGEEMKGKEKRFGGGLMEEMVRMERVGLSLLEFTERFKFPAEEEEEVAEKVEEMDEICRGMEVGLEGLKRQVREVFHRLVRSRLEIVSVLDQATAI, via the coding sequence ATGGCGCCGTCAACGGAACTTCAAGGCTCCTCCTTCCTCCGCCGAATCAGCATCCGCCGCAACCAGATCGTCTCCATGGACGTCTCTCACGACCAACACCTCGAGGAACTCGAGTACTTCCAGAAACACGTCTCCGATTGCCTCTCGGAGTTACTCTCCCCACCACCGCCGcctccttcctcctcctcctcctcctccgcctctCAGCCGTCTGATCCCATCCTCTCGATCCCTTGGCTGAAGAACCTCCTCGACGTTTACATGTCCTGCGAAACGGAGTTCAAAGGGGTCCTCTCAACGGTCCAGATCTCAAAGTCTCCGTCTTTAGAGAAGGGTTTGCAGGAAACGCTCGATCGGATTTTGAAATCGCTCGATATCTGTAACGCCGTAAGTAACGGCATTGATTCCGTTAGCCAGAGCCGACGTCTGGCGGAGATAGCCGTCACGGCGCTTAAACAACGGCCGTTATGTAACGGAAGCGTTCTTAGAGCTAAACGCGCGTTAACAAGCCTCCTCGCTGTGTTAAACGCCGACGGAAAAGATAGAAACGGCGGAAGTAGTAGCCGTCGGACAACGTCACGGTCGTGGTCGTTTGGACAACGCAGTAGCGTCCACGTCAGCAAGAACTGGTCCGCGACGAAGCAGATTCAGGCGATGGCGGGTACTCTGGTGCCGCCACGTGGAGCAGAAGCCTCTGGAGTTTACATAATGAGCAGCGTTATGGTTCTTGTGATGTGGGTGCTAGTCGCTGCGGTTCCTTGCCAGACAAGCAACGTTATCGCGGCGCCTTTGCAGCTTCAGAAACACCAGAGCTGGGCTAGCGCCGCGGTGAACATTCAGGAGAGGGTTGGCGAAGAGATGAAAGGGAAGGAGAAGCGTTTTGGTGGAGGGCTGATGGAGGAGATGGTGAGGATGGAGAGGGTTGGTTTGTCTTTGTTGGAGTTCACGGAGAGGTTTAAATTTCCggcggaggaagaggaggaagtgGCGGAGAAGGTGGAGGAGATGGATGAGATATGCCGGGGGATGGAAGTGGGGTTGGAGGGTTTGAAGAGACAAGTGAGGGAAGTGTTTCATAGGTTGGTGAGAAGCAGACTAGAGATTGTCTCGGTGCTTGATCAAGCTACTGCAATCTAG